The DNA window ATACGCGTCGGCCTGCCATTGGCGTCGGGCCCGGTCGGCCATGTCGGTGCGCTTGAACAAACCGCTCAAAATAGCCACGGGCACTTCGGTGCCTTCGGGGTCGCTTTTAAGACGTTTGCACAGTTCGCCGCCCGACAATTTGGGAATCAGCAGGTTGATGATCACGGCATCGGGCTGCGTTTCGTGGAACAAGTCGAGCCCGGACAAGCCATCGGCAGCGGGCACGACATCAAAGCCCGCTTCACGGAACTTGGTCGCAAAGCGTCTCAATTCGCTGCGATTGTGGATGACGATTAGAACGGTGCTCACAAATAAAACCCTACCCTTCGGCCCTCCCCGGCGTCTCTCTGACGGTAAGAAGACGGACGAAGATTGTCAAGAAGTTTCGCGTATCTGCAGCCGCGCGGCAACTTGACAGCGCCCGCCCGCGCGCCCATTCTGCAAGTATGGTGAAGCAACGAGACAACGGCAAGAAGCCCCCGCAGTTCGACGATCTGCCCGTGCTCGAAAAGCCGCTGCCGGCCTCGCCGCTGGTGTGGCTGCGGCGCATCGTCGTGTGGTCGACCACCATCGCGCTACTCGCGTGGGCCTTTTCCTCTTGCTACAAAGTGCTGTCGCGCCGACCGGTCACCGAAGAAGAAATCAAGTCCGCCGAGGCCACTCACACGCTGCCCAAATCGACCGGTGAATACAAATATGAGGACGCGCGGCAGTTGTTCCTGGCGGGCCGGCGATTGTTACGCGCCGGGGACCTTTCGGGCTTGGAAACGATGCGCGAGGTGGTTCGGCTGTTCCCCAAATCCCCGCAGGCCTCGCAGGCCTTACTGGTGATTGCCACCACCGAACGGTATCAACTCGGGCAGCCGCAAAACGCCATGCGGACCTACAGCGATTTCCTTCGACGGCACCCGAATCACAAGGGCGCCGACCGCGCCGTGCGGGCCTTGGGTGACTTGGCTCGGGAACTAGATGTTCGGAATCCCGCCGACGGCCTGTTACGCACGGCGATCGCCAAAACGGACGAAGATTCCAAAGAGCGCGCCCGCCTCGAGAAACTCCGCAAGTCGATTCGCGATTAGGCGTCGGCCTGCTTTCTCCACAAACGCTCGATGTCCGAAACGACGTTTTCCTTAAGCTGCAGGCGTTCGTCTTTCGAACGCGCCGCGATTTTGCCGCCCGCCGCCGCCGGATGCCCGCCGCCCAGGTCGAGTTGTTCCATGATCTCGGCCATGTCGTGACCGGCTACCGCCTGCTTGATAAAAGGGTTGAGCGATATCGACAAGCGCAGGTCGTTGGTTTTGCGCCCGCCCTGCAACACCGGCATGATCTGCAGCACCGCCGCCGCCTCGGGGTAGACCGTGTACGCCAGGTTTTTGGAAAAGCGCGGTGCCACTTTCATGTCGGAAAAATCAAGCAGACAAATTTGGCCGCCGGCAATCAAACGCCCGGATTGCTTGATGGTTTCGCTGGCCCGGCGCGCGTGTTCCTGGCTGCGGTGGTACCGCTCGAGCACCGCGGGGTTGTCGGCGATCTCGTCCAGGGGCTGCGTTTGGATCATCTCGATCAGCCGCCACATGTAGCGCCGCGCCTGCTGCATATCCTCGCCGGAAAGAAAAATCGTGTTGTTGAGAATGTTCTCCGGCGTTTCGGCCAGCCAGTCGTCGATCGTCTCGTAGTCCATCGTATCGACGCGATCGGTCGCCTCCACCGTCTCGGCCATGAAGGGCGGAAACTCCACGCGGTCTTTCAAATGCTCGAAAATCACGCGCGCCGCCGACGGCGCATCGACCGCCGCCCCCTCGCCGACCGACCACTCCATCTCCGCGGCCTCTTCAATGTTGCTCGGGTGGTGATCGAACCAGGCGCGACATTCCACCGCCGGGTGCGGCAAATCGCAGACGATGTCCCGCTCGCCGATCTGGTTGCGCCGCAGGTTCTCCGGGCCCGTGAAAAAAACAAAATCAATGCCGGTCCAAAGACCGACGAGCGCTGCCGAGACAATACCGTCAAAGTCGCCGTGTGTTAAAATCTGCTCGCGCTGCATATCCACCGCCTTTCAAAACGAATGCCCCTTCTAACAAAAGGCCCCCAAACAAGAAAGCCCGGGCGGTCACCAAATGCGTCAATGGGACTCGTTTCGTGACCGGCGCGTCGCAAAAAAGCGTCGTTTCGGACTCAAATTAACGACCGATGGTGGCCGAATGCGTCCGATTTTGATGTTTTAGGGTCGTCTCCATTCCCGCCGCGTTGACCGAGCCGCCGCTCTTTGCTTTGATGGCGGATAACTTCGAGGGCTCATCATGGCGTCAACAAAGCAACTACTGGTCACCGGCTTCGGCCCCTTCGGCCACGTGCGACGCAACTCGTCGTGGGATCTGGCCCAGGGGGTCGACGGCCTCCGTGTCGGCAACGTGCGGGTCGTCGCCCGGCTGATCAAACCCGTCGTGTTCGACCGCTCGGCCGACCTGCTGCGCGAGCTTTTACGGCGCATCGAGCCCGACGCGGTGCTGTCGTTCGGAGTGGCGCCATCGAGGACCCCGCGGCTGGAACGTTACGCCCACAACCTGCGTGACGCCGCCGTCCCCGACAATGACGGCGTGCAGGAAAACGACGGGCGGCGCATCGATCCCTCATGGCCCGAGGCGCTGCGCAACACGCTGCCGTTGGAAGCGATACGCGACCGCTTGCGCGCCGCCGGTCATCGCCTGACGATCAGCAACAGCGCCGGGGGCTATGTTTGCAACGACGTCTATTTTGCGCTGCTGCAATGGCAGCAACAAAACGGGCGCCCGGCCGCCTTCGTGCACTGGCCCAACATGGAATTGGCCGACGGCCGCCGACGGCGCGACATCACGTGGGAACGCCTGGTCGCCACCCGGGACGCACTGGTCGAGGCGGTGGCCGCAACGCTTGCCGAGGAGGCGCGATGATTCGCAAGACGTGGAATGCCGAACACTATCATCACCTTCTGAAAAGCAAACTGGGCGAGATCGCGCTGATCTGGAGCGACGAATCGTTCCCCCGCGTGCTGGCGATTTTATTGCCGGGTGAGGAGCAGCGCCAGGCCGTTGCCGCCACGAGTCGCGGCCGCAAGCTCCCGCCGCTCGCCGCCCGGCTGGCCGATTACCTGGCGGGCAAGCCGGTGCGTTTCTCCCTGCGCGAGCTGGATTGGACCGGCATCAGCGAATTTCGCCGGGAGGTCATGCGAGCCTGCGTGGCGATTCGACGCGGTTCGGTCACGACCTACGGCAAACTGGCCGAGCAAGCGGGGCGAAAGAACGCGGCCCGCGCGGTGGGCGCGGCGATGGCCCGCAATCCGTTTCCGCTGGTGATACCCTGTCACCGGGTGGTGGCCTCGGACGGGCACCTGCACGGCTTCGGCGGCGGCATGGAAGCGCTGGCCTTGAAGCGCCGTCTGCTGGAGCACGAGGGGCACGTGATGCGCGACGAGTTCCACGCCATGCTACCTTGACGGTTGAACCGGGGGCCGGGGCTTGTTACAACGCCGGGCAATGGAACCTTCTATCAGCACACACCTATTCGTCTTCGATCGACTACGCCGCGAGCACCTGGCGCACGTCGCCGCGGCCGGTTTCGGCACGATCGAGTTGTGGGCCGCGGGGCATCATTTTCCGTACGAAGACGACGCGGCGGTCGCCGAGTTGCGCGGTTGGCTGGCCGACCTGCACCTGCGCGTGGGCAGCATCCATTTGCCGTTTTACGTCGATTTCGGCTCGCCGGATTTCCGCTTCATCAGTTTCGCCGCTCCCGACCAGGACGTGCGTGAGGTCATGACCGCCAAGACCAAGCGCCTGCTCGAAGTGGCCACGAGTCTCGGGTGCCGCTTTTTCGTGCTGCATCCGACCGCGACCTTCAAACGCGACGGCAGCAATCGGCGACGCCTGCACGCGGCACTGGATTGGCTCGTACCCGCCTGCGAAAAGCGCGGGCAGACCATCTTGCTGGAAAACATCATGATGCCCGAATCGCGCACGGCGCTGCTGGCTGACACCTGCCGGGCCTACGGCGAGGCGACGGGCATCTGCCTGGATACCGGCCACGCCCATATCGACGGCGGATTGCTGGTGGAACTGGCCGCCGCCGCGCCGCACCTGCGCGCCCTGCACGTCCACGACAATTTCGGCATCGACGACGATCACCTGCCGCCCGGCGAGGGCAACATCGACTGGCCCGCGACGCTTTCGACGTTGCGCATGAACGCGCCGCACGTGAACCTGTTTACCTTCGAACTGTCCGGCCCGTCCGGCGACACGCCCGACGCGACGGCCAAGCGACACGCGCGCCTGGAGAGCGTCAAGACATTTTGGCAAACCCACGCGGAGGATTTGGCATGACCGAGCAGGTAGCGACACTGGCGCGACGCGCCGTCAGCGAATTTGAACATGTGGCCCCCTACGACCTGGTCGTGCATCGCATGGGCGGCGACGCCTCCGACCGCAGCTACTACCGCGTAAGCTACGGCGCGTTCGGCCGGAAAAAAACGGCCGTGCTCATGAAGTTGGCCGACGCGGGGCCCTTCATCAAATCCGAAGAGGTGACGCTGTACCACGACGAAAGCGGCGAGCTGCCCTTCCTCAACATCCACCGCTTTCTGGAAAGCATCGGCCTGCCGGTGCCACAGGTGCTGCTCAGCAGCGTCGACGAACTCGGGGCGCTGCTCCTGGAAGACCTGGGCAACACGCTTCTGCTGGAGATTGCGCAAGGCAGCGACCACGAACGCACCGCGCGCCTGTACCGCCGGGCCATCGAGCAATTGGTGTATTTGCAGCTTGAAGGGACGCGTCAATTGGGCGAGCGCTGCGTCGCCGCCAAGCAGGCTTTCACGACCGAGTTGTTCCACTGGGAATTTCGCCATTTCCTCGAGTACGGCATCGAGGCGCGGCACGGCAAGTTGCCGGCGTCCGCCGAGCAAGAGATCGACACCCTGTTTCGGCAGTGGTCGGAACACCTGGCGGCGCTGCCGCGGGTGTTCGTACACCGCGATTACCACGCACGCAATCTGATGGTGGCGGGCGAGCGCCTGGTGGTCATCGATTTTCAAGACGCCCTGCTGGGCCCCGCGACCTACGACTTGGTTTCGCTGCTGCGCGACAGCTACATCGATTTGGGTTGGCCGCTGGTGGACGAATTGCTCGAGCACTACTTCGAAACCTGGGATAAGCGCGGCGGCGACACCCTGGATCGCGAGCGCTTCCGCACGAACTTGTGGGCCACGGCTATGCAACGCAACCTCAAGGTGGCCGGGCGTTTCGTTTTCATCGAGCGGGTGAAGCACAAATCCGGCTACGAGAAAGATATTCCGCGCACGCTGTCGTACCTGGCGGGTTATGTCGAGCGCGCGCCGGAGTTGCGGCCACTGGTCGATGCGTTGCGTCCCTACGTGCCGGAATTGGCGTGAGCGGCCCAGCCGCGATGGTGCTTGGCGCGGGCTTCGGTACGCGCCTGCAACCCCTAACCCACACCCTGGCCAAACCGGCGTGTCCCGTACTCGGCCGGCCGTTGATTGAGTTTACGCTTTCGCAACTGGCGCCGCTGAATCCGCGCACGGTCGTGGTCAATTTGCACCATTTGCCCGACACGCTGCGCGCCTGCTTGGACCCGGCCCCCTTCGGTCTGCCGATTCAAACCCTGTTCGAACCCGAAATACTCGGCACCGGCGGCGGGTTGAAGAACGCCCGCGACCGCCTCGCCGACGCCGACGTCGTGCTGTTGCTCAACGGCGACACGATTTGCGACGCCGACCTGGCCGCCCTGCTGGCCGCGCACCGCAAGAGCGACGCCCTGGCCACGCTGCTGCTGCTCGACGATCCCCGCACGGCCAAGTACGGCGCGGTGGAAGTCGACGACGGCAGCGCCATCGTCGATTTCGCCGAATTGCGCGGGCAACGTGGCGTACGCCGCGGTCTGTTCGTCGGCGCGCACGCCCTCTCGCCGCGTCTGTTCGACTTTTTGCCGAACGACGACGTTTTCTGCATCGTTCGCCACGCTTACGTCCCCTTGTTGGAAAGCCGCCCCGGCGCGGTCCGGGCGCATTTTGCCGGCGCGCGTTTTTTCGATCTGGGTACACCCTACGACTACCTGCTGGGGCAATGGGCGCTGCTGGACGACCCCGGCGGTTTCACCTTCGCGTTGAACGGCGTGCGTGAATCGTCCGCCCAGGTATGGAGCGAGAAGCCGCCGCGCGTCACACGCCCGCCGGTGTGGATCGCCCCCGACGCGCTTGTAGACGACGAGGCCGTTTTGGGGCCCTACGTGATCGTAGGCCACGGCGCGCACGTTGGTCCCGCCGCCCGT is part of the Candidatus Lernaella stagnicola genome and encodes:
- a CDS encoding tetratricopeptide repeat protein, with protein sequence MVKQRDNGKKPPQFDDLPVLEKPLPASPLVWLRRIVVWSTTIALLAWAFSSCYKVLSRRPVTEEEIKSAEATHTLPKSTGEYKYEDARQLFLAGRRLLRAGDLSGLETMREVVRLFPKSPQASQALLVIATTERYQLGQPQNAMRTYSDFLRRHPNHKGADRAVRALGDLARELDVRNPADGLLRTAIAKTDEDSKERARLEKLRKSIRD
- a CDS encoding pyroglutamyl-peptidase I — protein: MASTKQLLVTGFGPFGHVRRNSSWDLAQGVDGLRVGNVRVVARLIKPVVFDRSADLLRELLRRIEPDAVLSFGVAPSRTPRLERYAHNLRDAAVPDNDGVQENDGRRIDPSWPEALRNTLPLEAIRDRLRAAGHRLTISNSAGGYVCNDVYFALLQWQQQNGRPAAFVHWPNMELADGRRRRDITWERLVATRDALVEAVAATLAEEAR
- a CDS encoding methylated-DNA--[protein]-cysteine S-methyltransferase, encoding MIRKTWNAEHYHHLLKSKLGEIALIWSDESFPRVLAILLPGEEQRQAVAATSRGRKLPPLAARLADYLAGKPVRFSLRELDWTGISEFRREVMRACVAIRRGSVTTYGKLAEQAGRKNAARAVGAAMARNPFPLVIPCHRVVASDGHLHGFGGGMEALALKRRLLEHEGHVMRDEFHAMLP
- a CDS encoding sugar phosphate isomerase/epimerase family protein, encoding MEPSISTHLFVFDRLRREHLAHVAAAGFGTIELWAAGHHFPYEDDAAVAELRGWLADLHLRVGSIHLPFYVDFGSPDFRFISFAAPDQDVREVMTAKTKRLLEVATSLGCRFFVLHPTATFKRDGSNRRRLHAALDWLVPACEKRGQTILLENIMMPESRTALLADTCRAYGEATGICLDTGHAHIDGGLLVELAAAAPHLRALHVHDNFGIDDDHLPPGEGNIDWPATLSTLRMNAPHVNLFTFELSGPSGDTPDATAKRHARLESVKTFWQTHAEDLA
- a CDS encoding phosphotransferase, which codes for MTEQVATLARRAVSEFEHVAPYDLVVHRMGGDASDRSYYRVSYGAFGRKKTAVLMKLADAGPFIKSEEVTLYHDESGELPFLNIHRFLESIGLPVPQVLLSSVDELGALLLEDLGNTLLLEIAQGSDHERTARLYRRAIEQLVYLQLEGTRQLGERCVAAKQAFTTELFHWEFRHFLEYGIEARHGKLPASAEQEIDTLFRQWSEHLAALPRVFVHRDYHARNLMVAGERLVVIDFQDALLGPATYDLVSLLRDSYIDLGWPLVDELLEHYFETWDKRGGDTLDRERFRTNLWATAMQRNLKVAGRFVFIERVKHKSGYEKDIPRTLSYLAGYVERAPELRPLVDALRPYVPELA
- a CDS encoding NDP-sugar synthase, which translates into the protein MSGPAAMVLGAGFGTRLQPLTHTLAKPACPVLGRPLIEFTLSQLAPLNPRTVVVNLHHLPDTLRACLDPAPFGLPIQTLFEPEILGTGGGLKNARDRLADADVVLLLNGDTICDADLAALLAAHRKSDALATLLLLDDPRTAKYGAVEVDDGSAIVDFAELRGQRGVRRGLFVGAHALSPRLFDFLPNDDVFCIVRHAYVPLLESRPGAVRAHFAGARFFDLGTPYDYLLGQWALLDDPGGFTFALNGVRESSAQVWSEKPPRVTRPPVWIAPDALVDDEAVLGPYVIVGHGAHVGPAARLHHCIVWPGASVDRELDQAIITPAGEHAVGY